Proteins encoded in a region of the Canis lupus dingo isolate Sandy chromosome 17, ASM325472v2, whole genome shotgun sequence genome:
- the APOB gene encoding apolipoprotein B-100 isoform X2 yields MGRPGPALLLLPLLLAAPRAWAQDEVPESASPGCAKGATRFKHLRKYVYNYEAESSSSIPGTTDSRSATRINCKVELEVPQLCNFIVRTSQCTLKEGNGFNPKGRPSLHKTKNSEEFAAAMSKYELRLAIPEGKQVLLYPEKEEPTHILNIKRGLISALLVPPETEADKQVLFLDTVYGNCSSDLTVNARKANVATEISIERNLEKCDHFKPISTGVSPLALIKGMVRPLSTLISSNQSCQYTLDPKKKHVSEAICKEQHLFLPFSYENKYGIMTQVTQTLKLEDTPKINSRFFDEGAKEVGLAFESTKSTSPPKQAEAIVKTIQELQTLHVSEQNAQRANLFNKLVTELRGLNNEALTTLLPKLMEVSSPITLQALIQCGQSQCYTHILQWLRSEKANPLLIDVVTYLVALTPEPSAERLQEIFSTAQEQQSRATLYALSHVVNNYHKANPVVTQDLLNIADYLLEQLQDSCTGNEDHTYLILRVIGNMGRTMETVAPRLTSSILKCIQSTEPSLLIQKAAIQALRKMELKDEVREVLLQVFLDDASPGEKRLAAYLMLMRSPSQSDINQITQLLPREQNEQVKNFVASHIANILNSEELYIKDLKKLVEGALKGSQLPTIMDFSKFSRNYHLSKSVSLPSLDPISGKIEGNLIFDPNNYLPKESMLKTTLTVFGLAPADLFEIGLEGKGFEPTLEALFGKQGFFPDSVNKALYWVDDQVPDHVSKVLVDHFGYTKDGKREQDMVNGIMLNVERLIKDLKSKEFPEARAYLHILGEELGFVRLHDLQLLGKMLLNGVHTLAGIPQMIGEAIRKGLKNDLFLHYIFMDNAFELPTGLGLQLQVSSSGVITPGMKAGMKVEMANLLTELVAKPSVSMEFVTNMGIIIPDFSKTGIQMNTNFFHETGLEMQIAFKAGRLKFVIPSPTRPVKLFSGSNTLHLVSTTKTEEVAPLNESRKSWSTCKPLFTGLDYCSSGAYSTANSPESASYYPLSRDTRFELELKPTGEVEQYSASVSYELQREGGASVDTLTFITQTEGLKQTEAAMMFKYNRQSTTLSSEIQIPDFDVDLGTILRVSDESAMEKKSYRLTLDIQNKKITEVTLTGHVSYDKREEGKIKGVISIPRLQAEARSEILTQWSPTKLLVHMDSSATAYGLTISKKLGWRYDEEKIEFEWNTGTNVDTKKAASNFPMDFSDYPKSLHMYANSLLDHRVPQTDMTFRHVGSKLMVATDTWLQKASRSLPYAQNLQDHLSGLKELYLQKMGLPDFHVPENIFLKSDGRVKYTLNKNSVKIEIPLPFGGKSSKELKMSETIQTPDLNFKSIGFYLPSREFQVPTFTIPKLYQLQVPLLGVLDLSANIYNNLYNWSASYTGGNTTNNHWSLQAQYHMKADSVVDLLSYSVQGSGETTYDHRNTFTLSCDGYLHHKLLDSNMKFSHVEKIRNNPASKSVLTFNTSTAWGPQMSASLHLDSKKKHHLYVKEAKIDGQFTVSSFYAKGIYDLSYQRDSTTGQLRGESNLRFNSSYLQGTNQITGRYEDGTVSLTSTSDLQDGIIKNTAFLRYENYELTLKSDTSGKHEDFATYNKVDMTFSKQNALVRSEYQADYKSLRLFTLLSGSLNSHGLELNADVLGTDKINSGAHKATLRIAQDGMSTSATTNLKYNPLVLENELNAALGLSGASVRLTTNGRFREHNAKFSLDGKATLTEVSLGSAYQAMILGFDSKNVFNFKISREGLKLSNDMMGSYAEMKLDYTNNLNIAGLSLDFSSKLDNIYSSDKFYKQNFNVQLQPYSLVTTLSNDLQFNALDLTNSGKLRLEPLKLNVGGNIKGVYQNNEIKHIYTISYADLSASYKTDTVAKVQGTEFSHRLNTNIAGLASAIDISTSYNSDSLHFSNIVHSAMAPFTMTIDALTNSNGKLSFWGEHTGQLYSKFLLKAEPLALTFSHDYKGSTSHHLPLKSSITTGLDHKVSALLTPAEQTGTWKVKTQLNENEYSQDFDAYNDKDKVGVELRGRALAEPTMIDFSIPVPFLLSEYINIIDVLGMRDAVAQPQEFSVVASVKYDKNQNVHTINLPFFESLPEYFEEKRMVIITALETIQRELKLINIDQFVKKYRTALDKLPQQTYGYLNSLNWERQVSSAKEKLITLIENYRITENDVQIALNNTKISLNDKLSQLKTYVIQFDQYIKDNYDLRDFKIAVAKIIDQIIEKLKILDEHYHIHVNLVKTIHDVCLFIEKTDFNRIGNSTAFWIQNVDTKYQIKIQIQEKLQQLKTHIQNIDIQHLADQLKQQVEALDVRVLLDKLRITIPFQRIKEIIEHVRNYVVNLMKDFEVAEKINMFGTMSHKLIKMYGIDRHIQVLMDKLVQLAHQYKLKETVQKLSSVLQQVKIKDHFEKLVKCIDDAIKQLKAFSFKKIIEGVNRFLDMLVKKLRSFDYHQFVDEANNKIHEVTQRLNGEIQALELPQKAKALRLFIEDIKATVSVHLENLKGTQISLFFDWLQEPLNSTSLTYIKEKFQETLEDIRERVYQMDIQREVKRYLSLVGQVYSTLVTYISDWWSLAAKNLTDFAEQYSIQYWAENLKALVEQGFTVPEIQTTFGTMPAFEVSLRALQEATFQTPDFIVPLTDLKVPSVQINFKKLKDIEIPPKFTTPEFTILNTFHVPSFTIDLVELKAKIIRTIDQMLSSELQWPVPEMYLRDLEGVDTILASITLPDFCLPEITIPEFIIPNFDFKDYQVPDLHIPEFQLPRMPHTVEVPTFGKLHSILKIQSPLFTLDANADIQNVTTSGNKAEIAASITARGESKLEVLSFDFQANAQLSDPKISPLVMKQSVRFSSKYLKTEHESEVLFFGNAIEGKSNTVAGLHTEKNTLELSNGVLVTINNQLTLDSSTKYFHKLNIPKLDFSSQAELRNEIKTLLESGHITWTSSGLGSWKWACNTSSDEGAHESQVSFTMKEAMASFGLSNKISSKHLKLSQNLVFESSFPDFSKFEIQSQVESQHVGHSVLAAKGTALLGERKAEITGNHNAHLNGKIIGTLKNSLFFTAQPFELTASTNNEGNLKVSFPLKLIGKVDFLNNYILLLSPSTQQAGWQASARFNQYKYHHNFSAGNNENSVEAHIGINGEANLDFLNIPLTIPEMTLPYTTLTTPHVKDFSLWEKTGLKEFLKTTRQSFDLSVKSQYKKNKDKHIIPIHFYMKDFQVLSTPGDIFIPAMGNITYDFSFKSGLITLNTNVGLYNQSDIVAHFLTSSSSVIDGLQYKLEGTSSLTRKRGLKLATALSLSNKFVEGNHDSTISLTKKNMEASVTTSAKVQIPILRMNFKQELNGNTKSKPTVSSSIELIYDLNSPKLYSTATGRVNHKLSLESLTSYFSIESSTKGDVKGSVLSREYSGSIAGEASTYLNSKSTRTSVKLQGASKVDGIWNLDVKENFAGETTLQRIYAIWEHNMKNSLQLEDLFSSSGEHTSKATLELSPWKMSALVRVHASQPNSFLEINYLDQEMSLNANTENQKVSWKSEVQVHSEFFQNNIQLFNDQEEARLDVGSSLKVSLWFLKDIILPIYDKSLWDLLKLDVTTSIDKRQYLHAATALVYTKNPKGYHFSVPVQELADKFIIPRLKLSDLNSSFVIPTFQVPFTDLQVPSYTIDFSEIKLYKKLSTLPFSLNIPMLPKVKFPKIDVLTKYSEPEDSSVPFFEIIVPASQLTVSQFTLLQSSSGDSAVEYLNEVASKFADFELPAITIPEQTIEIPSIKFSVPAGIFIPSFGALTAHFGVVSPLYNATWSAGLKNKVEYVETFLNSTCSSTIQFLEYDLNGTGKKRFAWTSPAQHSLMPICTTN; encoded by the exons GTCCGCCCCTTGTCAACTCTGATTAGCAGCAACCAGTCCTGCCAGTACACTCTGGACCCCAAGAAGAAACATGTGTCAGAAGCCATCTGCAAGGAGCAGCACCTGTTCCTGCCTTTCTCCTATGA GAATAAGTATGGGATTATGACACAGGTTACACAGACTTTGAAACTTGAAGACACGCCTAAGATCAACAGCCGCTTCTTTGATGAAG GTGCCAAGGAAGTGGGTCTTGCCTTTGAGAGTACCAAATCCACATCACCTCCAAAGCAAGCAGAGGCCATTGTGAAGACTATCCAGGAGCTGCAAACACTGCATGTCTCAGAGCAGAATGCCCAGAGGGCTAACCTCTTCAATAAACTGGTTACTGAGCTGAGAGGTCTCAACAATGAGGCACTCACAACCCTCTTGCCAAAGCTGATGGAGGTGTCCAG CCCCATCACCTTACAAGCCTTGATTCAGTGCGGACAATCCCAGTGTTACACTCACATCCTCCAGTGGCTGAGAAGTGAGAAGGCCAATCCCCTCTTGATAGATGTTGTAACCTACCTGGTGGCCCTGACACCAGAGCCCTCGGCCGAGAGACTGCAGGAGATCTTCAGCACGGCGCAGGAGCAGCAGAGCCGGGCCACTTTATATGCTCTGAGTCACGTGGTCAACAA CTATCATAAGGCAAATCCTGTGGTGACCCAGGACCTGCTGAATATTGCTGATTACCTGTTGGAACAGCTTCAAGACAGCTGCACTGGGAACGAAGATCACACCTACTTGATTCTGAGG GTCATTGGAAATATGGGCAGAACCATGGAGACAGTAGCCCCAAGACTCACGTCTTCCATCCTGAAATGTATCCAGAGCACAGAGCCATCACTGCTGATTCAGAAGGCTGCCATCCAGGCCCTGCGGAAAATGGAACTTAAAGATGAG GTCCGGGAAGTCCTTCTTCAGGTTTTCCTCGATGATGCCTCTCCAGGGGAAAAGCGACTGGCTGCCTATCTCATGCTGATGAGAAGCCCTTCCCAGTCAGATATAAACCAAATCACCCAGCTTCTGCCACGGGAACAGAATGAGCAAGTGAAGAACTTTGTGGCTTCCCACATCGCCAACATCTTAAACTCAGAAGAATTGTATATCAAAGA CTTGAAAAAGTTAGTAGAAGGAGCTCTGAAAGGATCTCAGCTCCCAACCATCATGGACTTCTCAAAATTTTCCCGGAACTATCACCTATCCAAATCTGTTTCCCTTCCATCGCTTGACCCCATCTCGGGCAAAATTGAGGGAAATCTTATATTTGATCCAAATAATTACCTTCCTAAAGAAAGCATGCTGAAAACAACCCTCACCGTCTTTGGACTTGCTCCTGCTGACCTCTTTGAG ATTGGTTTGGAAGGAAAAGGCTTTGAGCCCACACTGGAAGCTCTTTTTGGAAAGCAAGGCTTTTTCCCAGACAGTGTCAACAAAGCTCTGTACTGGGTTGATGACCAAGTTCCTGATCATGTCTCCAAGGTCTTAGTTGACCACTTTGGCTACACCAAAGATGGTAAACGTGAGCAG GATATGGTCAATGGAATTATGCTCAATGTTGAGAGGTTGATCAAAGATTTGAAATCCAAAGAATTCCCAGAAGCCAGAGCCTACCTCCACATCCTGGGAGAGGAGCTTGGCTTTGTCAGGCTCCATGACCTCCAGCTCCTGGGAAAGATGCTGCTGAATGGTGTTCACACTCTTGCTGGTATCCCCCAGATG ATTGGAGAGGCCATCAGAAAAGGCCTAAAGAATGACTTATTTCTTCACTACATCTTCATGGACAATGCCTTTGAACTCCCCACTGGACTTGGGTTACAATTGCAAGTCTCCTCCTCTGGAGTCATCACTCCTGGAATGAAGGCCGGAATGAAGGTGGAAATGGCCAAT TTGCTCACGGAGCTGGTAGCAAAGCCTTCTGTGTCCATGGAGTTTGTGACAAATATGGGCATCATCATCCCGGATTTTTCAAAGACTGGGATCCAAATGAACACCAACTTCTTCCACGAGACAGGTCTGGAGATGCAAATTGCCTTCAAAGCTGGAAGGCTCAAGTTTGTCATTCCTTCTCCGACAAGGCCAGTCAAGCTGTTCAGTGGCAG TAATACATTGCATTTGGTCTCTACCACCAAAACAGAAGAGGTTGCACCTCTAAATGAGAGCCGCAAGTCCTGGTCGACTTGCAAGCCTCTCTTTACTGGCCTGGATTACTGTTCCTCGGGCGCTTACTCCACCGCCAACTCTCCAGAATCTGCCTCCTACTATCCGCTGTCCCGGGACACCAG ATTTGAGCTGGAACTGAAGCCCACCGGAGAAGTAGAGCAATATTCCGCCAGTGTATCCTATGAACTGCAGAGAGAGGGCGGAGCCTCGGTGGACACACTGACGTTTATAACTCAGACTGAAG GTCTGAAGCAAACTGAGGCTGCTATGATGTTCAAATATAACCGGCAAAGTACAACTTTGTCTAGTGAAATCCAAATTCCAGATTTTGATGTTGACCTTGGGACAATCCTCAGAGTTAGTGATGAATCTGCTATGGAAAAAAAGTCTTACAGACTCACTTTGGACATTCAGAACAAGAAAATCACTGAGGTCACTCTCACTGGCCACGTAAG CTACGacaagagggaagaaggaaaaatcaaaggTGTTATTTCCATACCCCGTCTGCAAGCAGAAGCCAGAAGTGAAATCCTCACCCAGTGGTCTCCCACAAAACTGCTAGTCCACATGGACTCATCCGCTACAGCTTATGGCTTAACGATTTCCAAGAAGCTGGGATGGCGTTATG ATGAAGAGAAGATTGAATTTGAATGGAACACAGGCACCAATGTGGATACCAAAAAAGCAGCTTCTAATTTCCCCATGGATTTCTCTGATTATCCTAAAAGCTTGCATATGTATGCCAATAGTCTCTTGGATCACAGAGTTCCTCAAACAGACATGACTTTCCGGCACGTGGGCTCCAAATTAATGGTT GCAACAGATACATGGCTTCAGAAGGCATCTAGGAGTCTTCCTTATGCCCAGAATTTGCAAGATCACCTCAGTGGCCTAAAAGAATTGTACCTCCAGAAAATGGGATTGCCAGACTTCCATGTCCCAGAAAACATcttcttaaaaag tGATGGCCGAGTCAAATACACATTGAACAAGAACAGTGTGAAAATTGAGATTCCTTTGCCTTTTGGTGGAAAATCCTCCAAAGAGCTGAAGATGTCAGAGACTATTCAAACACCAGACCTCAACTTCAAGTCCATAGGATTCTACCTACCATCTCGGGAATTCCAGGTCCCCACTTTTACCATTCCCAAGTTGTATCAACTCCAGGTGCCTCTCTTGGGTGTTCTAGACCTCTCTGCAAATATCTACAACAATCTATACAACTGGTCTGCCTCCTACACTGGTGGCAACACCACCAACAACCACTGGAGCCTTCAGGCTCAATACCACATGAAGGCTGACTCTGTGGTTGACTTGCTGTCCTACAGTGTGCAAG GATCTGGAGAAACAACCTATGACCACAGGAATACATTCACATTATCATGCGATGGGTATCTTCACCACAAATTACTGGATTCAAATATGAAATTCAGTCATgtagaaaaaattagaaataatccaGCCTCCAAAAGTGTGCTAACATTTAACACCTCTACTGCCTGGGGACCTCAGATGTCTGCTTCATTACATTTGGActcaaaaaagaaacatcatttgTATGTCAAGGAAGCCAAGATTGATGGGCAGTTTACGGTCTCTTCGTTCTATGCCAAAGGCATATATGACCTGTCTTACCAGAGGGATTCTACTACAGGCCAGTTAAGAGGAGAGTCCAACCTGAGGTTTAACTCCTCCTACCTGCAGGGCACCAACCAGATAACAGGAAGATATGAGGATGGAACTGTCTCCCTAACCTCCACCTCGGATCTGCAAGATGGCATCATTAAAAATACTGCTTTCCTGAGATATGAGAACTACGAGCTGACTCTGAAATCTGACACCAGTGGGAAGCATGAAGACTTCGCCACTTATAACAAAGTAGATATGACCTTCTCTAAGCAGAATGCATTGGTACGTTCTGAATATCAGGCTGATTACAAGTCATTAAGACTCTTCACACTGCTTTCTGGATCACTAAATTCCCATGGCCTTGAATTAAATGCTGATGTTTTGGGCACTGACAAAATTAATAGTGGTGCTCACAAAGCAACACTAAGGATTGCCCAAGATGGAATGTCTACCAGTGCAACTACCAACTTGAAGTATAACCCTCTGGTGCTGGAGAACGAGCTGAATGCAGCACTTGGCCTCTCTGGGGCATCTGTGAGATTAACAACAAACGGCCGCTTCAGGGAACACAATGCAAAATTCAGTCTAGACGGAAAAGCCACCCTCACAGAAGTATCATTGGGAAGTGCTTATCAGGCCATGATTTTGGGCTTTGACAGCAAAAATGTCTTCAACTTCAAAATCAGCCGGGAGGGCCTTAAACTTTCAAATGACATGATGGGATCCTATGCTGAGATGAAGCTTGACTACACGAACAACCTGAATATTGCAGGGTTGTCACTGGACTTCTCTTCAAAACTGGACAACATTTATAGCTCTGACAAGTTttataagcaaaattttaatGTACAGCTACAGCCCTATTCTCTCGTAACAACTTTAAGCAATGACCTGCAATTCAATGCTCTGGATCTGACCAACAGTGGGAAATTACGGCTAGAACCCCTGAAGCTGAATGTGGGTGGAAACATAAAAGGAGTCtaccaaaacaatgaaataaaacacatctaCACCATTTCTTATGCTGACTTATCAGCAAGTTATAAAACAGATACTGTAGCTAAAGTTCAAGGTACAGAGTTCAGCCATCGGCTCAACACAAATATCGCTGGGCTGGCTTCAGCCATTGACATCAGTACAAGCTACAACTCGGACTCGCTCCATTTCAGCAACATTGTTCACTCTGCAATGGCCCCTTTTACAATGACCATCGATGCACTTACAAATAGCAATGGGAAACTGAGTTTCTGGGGAGAGCATACTGGGCAGCTGTATAGCAAATTCCTATTGAAAGCAGAACCTCTGGCCCTTACTTTCTCCCATGATTACAAAGGATCCACAAGTCACCATCTCCCTTTGAAGAGCAGCATCACTACTGGCCTTGATCACAAAGTCAGTGCCCTGCTTACTCCGGCTGAGCAGACAGGCACCTGGAAGGTCAAGACCcagctgaatgaaaatgaatacagCCAAGACTTCGATGCTTACAATGATAAAGACAAAGTTGGTGTGGAGCTTAGAGGACGAGCCCTGGCTGAACCCACCATGATAGACTTCTCGATTCCAGTGCCATTTTTGCTCAGTGAATACATAAACATAATTGATGTTTTAGGGATGAGGGATGCTGTTGCCCAACCCCAAGAATTCAGTGTTGTTGCTTCTGTAAAATATGACAAGAATCAAAATGTCCACACCATTAACCTCCCATTCTTTGAAAGCCTGCCAGAATATTTTGAGGAGAAACGAATGGTAATTATAACAGCACTGGAAACCATACAGAGAGAATTGAAACTCATCAATATTGATCAATTTGTGAAGAAATACAGAACAGCCTTGGACAAACTCCCACAGCAAACCTATGGTTATCTGAATTCACTCAATTGGGAGAGACAAGTTTCAAGTGCCAAGGAGAAACTAATTACTCTCATAGAAAATTATAGAATTACAGAAAATGATGTACAAATTGCACTGAACAATACCAAAATCAGCCTTAATGACAAACTGTCTCAACTAAAAACATATGTGATACAATTTGATCAGTATATTAAAGATAATTATGATTTACGTGATTTTAAAATAGCAGTTGCTAAGATTATTGATCAAAtcattgaaaaactgaaaattcttGATGAACATTATCATATCCATGTAAATTTAGTAAAAACAATCCATgatgtgtgtttgtttattgaaaagactgatTTTAACAGAATTGGAAATAGCACTGCATTTTGGATTCAAAATGTGGACACTAAGTATCAAATCAAAATCCAGATACAAGAGAAATTGCAACAACTCAAGACACACATTCAGAATATAGACATCCAGCACCTTGCTGACCAGTTAAAACAACAGGTGGAGGCTCTTGATGTCAGAGTTCTTTTAGATAAGTTGAGAATTACAATTCCATttcaaagaataaaggaaattattgaGCATGTCAGAAACTATGTTGTAAATCTTATGAAAGATTTTGAAGTAGCTGAGAAAATCAATATGTTTGGAACCATGTCCCATAAGTTAATTAAGATGTATGGAATAGACCGACACATCCAGGTTCTAATGGATAAATTGGTACAGTTGGCCCACCAATATAAGTTGAAGGAGACTGTTCAGAAGCTAAGCAGTGTCCTACaacaagttaaaataaaagatcACTTTGAGAAATTAGTTAAGTGTATTGATGATGCTATCAAGCAGCTTAAAGCATtctcttttaagaaaatcattgaaGGAGTAAACAGATTCCTTGACATGTTGGTAAAGAAATTAAGATCATTTGATTATCACCAGTTTGTAGATGAAGCCAATAACAAAATCCATGAGGTGACCCAGAGACTCAATGGTGAAATCCAGGCCCTGGAACTTCCACAGAAAGCTAAAGCACTGAGACTATTTATAGAAGACATCAAAGCCACGGTCTCAGTCCATCTGGAAAACCTTAAGGGCACCCAAATAAGTCTATTCTTCGATTGGTTGCAGGAGCCTTTAAATTCAACATCTTTAACCTACATAAAAGAGAAATTCCAAGAGACCCTAGAGGATATACGAGAGCGAGTGTATCAAATGGACATTCAGCGGGAAGTTAAGCGGTACCTGTCCCTGGTTGGCCAGGTTTACAGCACACTTGTCACTTACATTTCTGACTGGTGGAGTCTCGCCGCTAAGAACCTTACTGACTTTGCAGAACAGTACTCTATCCAATACTGGGCTGAGAACTTGAAAGCCTTAGTAGAACAAGGGTTCACTGTTCCTGAAATCCAGACCACCTTCGGAACCATGCCTGCCTTTGAAGTCAGTCTCCGTGCTCTTCAGGAAGCTACATTTCAGACTCCAGACTTCATAGTGCCCCTGACAGATTTGAAGGTTCCATCAGTTCAGATCAActtcaaaaagttgaaagatATAGAGATTCCACCCAAGTTTACCACACCAGAATTTACCATCCTTAATACCTTTCATGTGCCCTCCTTTACAATTGACTTGGTAGAACTAAAAGCAAAGATCATCAGAACCATTGACCAGATGCTGTCCAGTGAGCTGCAGTGGCCAGTTCCAGAAATGTACCTGAGGGACCTGGAGGGAGTGGACACCATTCTTGCTAGCATCACTCTGCCAGACTTCTGTTTGCCAGAAATCACAATTCCAGAATTCATAATCccaaattttgattttaaagattatcAAGTTCCTGACCTTCACATACCAGAATTCCAGCTTCCCCGCATGCCACACACAGTTGAAGTCCCAACTTTTGGCAAGCTGCATAGCATTTTGAAAATCCAGTCTCCCCTTTTCACGTTAGATGCAAATGCTGACATTCAGAATGTAACTACTTCAGGGAACAAGGCGGAGATCGCAGCTTCCATCACCGCCAGAGGAGAGTCCAAATTAGAAGTTCTCAGTTTTGATTTTCAAGCCAATGCACAGCTTTCAGACCCTAAGATTAGTCCACTGGTTATGAAACAATCTGTGAGGTTCTCCAGCAAGTACTTGAAAACAGAGCATGAGAGTGAAGTGCTGTTTTTTGGAAATGCCATTGAGGGAAAATCAAACACAGTGGCAGGtttacacacagaaaaaaatacactggagCTTAGTAATGGTGTGCTCGTCACGATAAACAATCAGCTCACTTTGGACAGCAGCACAAAGTACTTCCACAAATTGAACATCCCCAAACTGGACTTCTCCAGCCAGGCTGAGCTACGTAATGAAATCAAGACCCTGTTGGAATCTGGACACATAACATGGACTTCTTCTGGACTAGGGTCTTGGAAATGGGCCTGCAACACATCCTCAGATGAAGGAGCACATGAATCACAAGTTAGCTTTACTATGAAAGAAGCCATGGCTTCCTTTGGATTGTCTAATAAGATCAGTAGCAAACACCTAAAATTAAGCCAAAACTTGGTTTTTGAATCTAGCTTCCCTGACTTTTCTAAATTTGAAATCCAGTCACAGGTTGAATCCCAGCATGTAGGCCACAGCGTTCTAGCCGCTAAAGGCACAGCACTGCttggagaaaggaaggcagagataACTGGCAACCATAATGctcatttaaatggaaaaattattggaactttgaaaaattctcttttctttacagcACAGCCATTTGAGCTTACTGCATCCACAAACAATGAAGGGAATTTGAAAGTTAGTTTTCCATTAAAATTGATTGGGAAGGTAGACTTCTTGAACAATTATATACTGCTTTTGAGCCCTAGCACCCAGCAAGCAGGTTGGCAAGCAAGTGCCAGGTTCAATCAGTATAAGTACCATCATAATTTCTCTGCTGGAAACAATGAGAACAGTGTTGAGGCCCACATAGGAATAAATGGAGAAGCCAACCTGGATTTCCTCAACATTCCTTTGACAATTCCTGAAATGACTCTACCTTACACAACACTCACAACTCCCCACGTGAAAGATTTCTCCTTATGGGAAAAAACAGGCTTGAAGGAATTCTTGAAGACGACAAGGCAGTCATTTGATTTAAGTGTAAAGTCTCagtataagaaaaacaaagataagcaTATCATCCCAATTCATTTTTACATGAAAGATTTCCAGGTATTGAGTACCCCAGGTGATATTTTCATTCCAGCCATGGGCAACATTACCTATGACTTTTCCTTTAAATCAGGCCTCATCACACTAAATACCAATGTTGGACTATATAACCAGTCAGATATTGTTGCTCATTTCCTAACATCCTCTTCTTCTGTCATTGATGGACTGCAGTACAAATTAGAGGGCACCTCAAGTTTGACGAGGAAAAGAGGCTTGAAGCTAGCTACAGCTTTGTCTCTGAGTAATAAATTTGTGGAGGGCAATCATGACAGTACTATTAGTTTGACCAAGAAAAACATGGAGGCATCAGTGACAACCTCTGCAAAAGTCCAAATTCCCATTTTGAGAATGAATTTCAAGCAAGAACTTAATGGGAATACCAAGTCAAAGCCTACTGTCTCTTCATCCATTGAATTAATATATGATCTCAATTCCCCCAAACTCTACTCTACTGCTACAGGGAGAGTCAACCACAAACTCAGCTTAGAGAGCCTCACCTCTTACTTTTCCATTGAGTCATCTACCAAAGGAGATGTCAAGGGTTCAGTCCTTTCACGGGAATATTCAGGATCTATTGCCGGTGAGGCCAGCACTTACTTGAATTCCAAGAGTACTCGGACTTCAGTGAAGCTGCAAGGGGCTTCCAAAGTTGATGGTATCTGGAACCTTgatgtaaaagaaaattttgctGGAGAAACCACTCTGCAACGCATCTATGCCATCTGGGAACACAATATGAAGAATTCCTTACAGCTAGAGGACTTGTTTTCATCATCTGGAGAGCATACAAGCAAAGCTACCCTGGAACTCTCCCCATGGAAAATGTCAGCGCTTGTTCGGGTCCATGCAAGTCAGCCAAATTCCTTCCTTGAAATCAATTACCTTGACCAGGAGATGTCTCTGAATGCTAACACTGAGAACCAGAAGGTCAGCTGGAAAAGTGAGGTCCAGGTTCATTCTGAGTTCTTCCAAAACAACATACAGCTTTTCAATGACCAAGAAGAAGCACGCCTTGACGTTGGAAGTTCCTTAAAAGTGTCCCTATGGTTCCTCAAAGATATCATCCTTCCAATTTATGACAAGAGCTTATGGGACCTCCTCAAGCTGGATGTCACCACCAGCATCGATAAGAGACAGTATCTTCATGCTGCAACTGCCCTTGTATACACCAAAAACCCCAAAGGCTATCATTTCTCTGTCCCTGTGCAAGAATTGGCTGATAAATTCATTATTCCCAGGCTGAAACTAAGTGACTTAAATTCAAGTTTTGTCATACCTACATTCCAAGTCCCATTTACAGATCTTCAGGTTCCATCCTACACAATTGatttcagtgaaataaaactCTACAAGAAGCTAAGCACTTTGCCATTTTCCCTCAATATACCAATGCTACCCAAAGTGAAGTTCCCCAAAATTGATGTGTTAACAAAATATTCTGAACCAGAAGACTCCTCAGTTCCCTTTTTTGAGATAATTGTTCCTGCATCTCAATTAACTGTGTCCCAGTTCACTCTTCTACAAAGTAGTTCAGGTGACAGTGCTGTTGAGTATCTAAATGAGGTGGCTAGCAAATTTGCAGACTTTGAGTTGCCAGCTATTACCATACCTGAGCAGACTATTGAGATTCCTTCCATTAAGTTCTCTGTGCCTGCTGGAATCTTCATTCCATCCTTTGGAGCACTGACTGCACATTTTGGAGTGGTCTCTCCTCTGTATAATGCTACTTGGAGTGCTGGtttgaaaaacaaagtagaatatGTTGAAACGTTCCTGAATTCCACATGCAGTTCAACCATTCAGTTCCTGGAATATGATCTAAATG GGACTGGAAAAAAGAGATTCGCCTGGACATCACCAGCCCAACATTCACTGATGCCCATCTGCACTACCAACTAA